In Candidatus Nitrospira nitrificans, the following are encoded in one genomic region:
- a CDS encoding IS3 family transposase, with protein sequence EYIEGFYNRQRRHSTLGYHSPAEYEARAAVA encoded by the coding sequence CGAATACATCGAGGGGTTCTACAATCGGCAGCGTCGGCACTCAACCCTCGGCTATCACTCCCCAGCTGAGTATGAAGCGCGGGCAGCAGTCGCGTAA